Proteins encoded together in one Variovorax paradoxus EPS window:
- a CDS encoding MFS transporter: protein MHCAEPTPRRGWLALLCTSRLLQAMIVTAYSGVLPFMMIDWHMTAAEAGSIQSAWHVGYMSSLFAVGLLADRYGPHRVFLAGSAVSAVAALAFATFAHDHLSAMLLYGLAGLCAGASYTPGLQLLARNTEPAVRGKAMGLFLGASSMGYALSLAVAAAFSHAQGWRLGLLAAAGCTAAGALLTIPALRRMRPPAPPAPAGTVREGTWHALKETVRDKPAMAGNWAYAFHCWELMALWAWLPAYLVASAGGASPWQGAGIALAAFAHLVSVFGSIAGGAASDRFGRARIMMVATLASLCMSFTFGWMWTWPLWLLAAMAAVYNLLAIADSSVYSTALADVVAPHRLGVAYSVRSVMGFGAGALSPWVFGLVLDWGQTRFGFGSTYGWVAAWSSVGLGALLGPLMIARFGRLERARRAQPASSSDHSGL, encoded by the coding sequence GTGCACTGCGCTGAACCCACACCCCGGCGCGGCTGGCTCGCGCTGCTGTGCACGAGCCGGCTGCTTCAGGCCATGATCGTCACCGCCTACTCGGGCGTGCTGCCTTTCATGATGATCGACTGGCACATGACGGCCGCCGAGGCCGGCTCGATCCAGAGCGCCTGGCACGTGGGCTACATGAGTTCGCTGTTCGCCGTGGGCCTCCTGGCGGACCGCTACGGGCCGCACCGGGTCTTCTTGGCCGGCAGCGCGGTCAGCGCGGTCGCGGCGCTGGCCTTTGCGACCTTCGCGCACGACCACCTCTCCGCGATGCTGCTCTACGGCCTCGCGGGCTTGTGCGCGGGCGCGTCGTACACGCCGGGGCTGCAACTGCTCGCGCGCAACACCGAGCCGGCGGTGCGCGGCAAGGCGATGGGGCTGTTCCTCGGCGCATCGTCGATGGGCTACGCCTTGTCGCTTGCGGTGGCGGCGGCGTTCAGCCATGCGCAGGGCTGGCGGCTGGGGTTGCTGGCGGCGGCAGGCTGCACGGCCGCGGGCGCGCTGCTGACGATCCCCGCGCTGCGACGCATGCGCCCGCCCGCGCCACCCGCCCCCGCGGGCACGGTGCGCGAAGGAACCTGGCATGCGCTGAAGGAAACGGTGCGCGACAAGCCCGCGATGGCCGGCAACTGGGCCTACGCCTTCCACTGCTGGGAGTTGATGGCCCTGTGGGCCTGGCTGCCCGCCTATCTCGTGGCATCGGCGGGCGGCGCGTCGCCGTGGCAGGGTGCGGGCATCGCGCTGGCGGCGTTCGCGCACCTGGTCAGCGTGTTCGGCAGCATCGCCGGCGGCGCGGCATCGGACCGCTTCGGCCGCGCGCGAATCATGATGGTCGCCACGCTCGCGAGCCTGTGCATGTCGTTCACCTTCGGCTGGATGTGGACCTGGCCGCTGTGGCTGCTCGCCGCGATGGCCGCCGTCTACAACCTCCTCGCAATCGCGGACTCGTCGGTCTACTCGACCGCGCTGGCCGACGTGGTGGCGCCGCATCGCCTCGGCGTGGCGTACTCGGTGCGCTCGGTGATGGGTTTCGGCGCGGGCGCGCTGAGCCCGTGGGTGTTCGGCCTCGTGCTCGACTGGGGGCAGACGCGCTTCGGCTTCGGCAGCACCTACGGCTGGGTCGCTGCATGGAGTTCGGTCGGGCTGGGCGCGTTGCTCGGTCCGCTGATGATCGCGCGCTTCGGTCGGCTGGAGCGCGCCCGGCGTGCTCAGCCGGCTTCGTCTTCCGACCACTCCGGGCTGTAG
- a CDS encoding winged helix-turn-helix transcriptional regulator — translation MAKRRSLKSDTCPMARSLDIVGDQWSLLIIRDAFDGMKRFGEFQQSLGVAKNILADRLKNLVQEGVLALAPASDGTMYQEYVLTPKGNGLFPVVVGLRHWGEQHLYGKGEAHSVLVERGSGKPVRKLDLRTHDGKPLDAADTFVKKLPVKKPAAKKLPVKQAARGKAQPG, via the coding sequence ATGGCCAAGAGACGAAGCCTCAAATCAGACACCTGCCCGATGGCGCGCTCGCTCGACATCGTGGGCGACCAGTGGTCGCTGCTCATCATTCGCGATGCGTTCGACGGCATGAAGCGCTTCGGCGAATTCCAGCAGAGCCTGGGCGTGGCGAAGAACATCCTGGCGGACCGGCTGAAGAACCTGGTGCAGGAAGGCGTGCTCGCGCTCGCGCCCGCATCCGACGGCACGATGTACCAGGAGTACGTTCTCACGCCCAAGGGCAATGGCCTCTTCCCCGTGGTGGTGGGCCTCAGGCACTGGGGCGAGCAGCACCTCTACGGCAAGGGCGAGGCGCACTCGGTGCTGGTCGAGCGGGGCAGCGGCAAGCCGGTGCGCAAGCTCGACCTGCGCACGCACGACGGCAAGCCGCTCGATGCGGCCGACACGTTCGTGAAGAAGCTCCCGGTGAAAAAGCCGGCGGCGAAAAAGCTGCCGGTGAAACAAGCGGCGCGCGGCAAGGCGCAGCCGGGCTGA
- the ppc gene encoding phosphoenolpyruvate carboxylase: protein MKASKTPALPKRRQAEDQPLIDDIRLLGRILGDVIREQEGDETYALVEKIRTLSVAFRRDADQAADRALKNLLKGLSAAETVRVIRAFTYFSHLANLAEDRHQIRRRTEADREGVLADGDLQTALARIRKAGVKPDEIVASLAHSYVSPVLTAHPTEVQRKSILDAERAIALLLTTRDEIKLRQSAYASGKDALSPIELADNETQMRTRVTQIWQTRLLRFSKLTVADEIENALSYYEATFLREIPRVYADLEKALTQGGHTPSVAPFLRMGQWIGGDRDGNPNVTAETLEYALGRQAELALRLYLTEVHYLGGELSLSATLVDVSVEMQALAERSPDTSEHRKDEPYRRALTGVYARLAATLRELTGGEAARHAVAPQNPYAKAEEFLADLRTVEESLGEKHGSVLAAPRLRPLIRAVEVFGFHLATVDLRQSSDKHEAVIAELLATARIEPSYASLAEEAKQTLLLKLLDDARPLRVPDADYSPLAKSELAIFAAARTARARYGAAAIRHYIISHTETVSDLLEALLLQKEVGLLRGAMATNAVCDLIVVPLFETIEDLRNAAPIVRAFYALPNIQALIERSGGEQDVMLGYSDSNKDGGIFTSNWELYRAGIALVSLFDELNKKKANPIRLRMFHGRGGTVGRGGGPSYQAILAQPPGTVRGQIRLTEQGEVIGSKYANREIGRRNLETLVAATLEATLLPQGKSAPATFLSAASELSAASMAAYRKLVYETPGFGDYFFGSTPIREIAELNIGSRPASRNPSHKIDDLRAVPWSFSWGQCRLTIPGWFGFGAGVEQFLASAGNAAGKKERVALLQRMYAQWPFFRTLLSNMDMVLAKSDLALASRYAELVTDRKLRQKVFSMIDAEWHRTSDALTLITGAKQRLEGNAEMQRSVRHRFPYIDPLHHLQVELMRRYRAGDGGERLQRGIHISINGVAAGLRNTG, encoded by the coding sequence ATGAAAGCCAGCAAGACCCCTGCCCTCCCCAAGCGCCGACAGGCCGAAGACCAGCCACTGATCGACGACATCCGGCTGTTGGGCCGGATCCTCGGCGATGTGATCCGGGAGCAGGAAGGAGACGAAACCTATGCGTTGGTGGAAAAGATCCGCACCCTGTCCGTGGCCTTTCGCCGCGACGCGGACCAGGCGGCCGACCGGGCGCTCAAGAACCTGCTCAAGGGCCTGAGCGCCGCCGAGACGGTGCGCGTGATTCGCGCCTTCACCTACTTCAGCCACCTGGCCAATCTTGCAGAAGACCGCCACCAGATCCGTCGCCGCACCGAGGCCGATCGCGAAGGCGTGCTGGCCGACGGCGACCTGCAGACCGCCCTCGCGCGCATCCGCAAGGCGGGCGTTAAGCCCGACGAAATCGTCGCCTCGCTGGCCCACAGCTACGTGTCGCCCGTGCTCACCGCGCACCCGACGGAAGTGCAGCGCAAGAGCATCCTGGATGCCGAGCGCGCGATTGCCCTGCTGCTCACCACGCGCGACGAAATCAAGCTGCGCCAGAGCGCCTACGCGAGCGGAAAGGATGCGCTCTCGCCCATCGAGCTCGCCGACAACGAAACGCAGATGCGCACGCGCGTCACGCAGATCTGGCAGACGCGCCTCCTGCGCTTTTCCAAGCTCACCGTGGCCGATGAAATCGAGAACGCGCTGAGCTATTACGAAGCCACGTTCCTGCGCGAGATTCCGCGCGTCTATGCCGACCTCGAAAAGGCGCTGACCCAAGGCGGCCACACGCCGTCGGTTGCGCCGTTCCTGCGCATGGGCCAGTGGATCGGCGGCGACCGCGACGGCAACCCGAACGTCACCGCCGAGACGCTCGAATACGCGCTCGGCCGGCAGGCCGAACTGGCGCTGCGCTTGTACCTCACCGAGGTGCACTACCTGGGCGGCGAGCTTTCGCTTTCGGCCACGCTGGTCGATGTGTCGGTCGAGATGCAGGCGCTGGCCGAGCGCTCGCCCGACACCAGCGAGCACCGCAAGGACGAGCCCTACCGCCGCGCGCTCACGGGCGTGTATGCGCGCCTGGCGGCCACGTTGCGCGAGCTCACCGGCGGCGAGGCCGCGCGCCATGCGGTCGCACCGCAGAACCCGTATGCGAAGGCCGAGGAATTCCTCGCCGACCTGCGCACGGTGGAAGAGTCGCTCGGCGAAAAGCACGGCAGCGTGCTCGCCGCGCCGCGCCTGCGGCCGCTGATCCGCGCGGTGGAAGTGTTCGGCTTCCACCTCGCCACGGTCGACCTGCGCCAGAGCTCCGACAAGCACGAGGCAGTGATCGCCGAGCTGCTCGCCACTGCGCGCATCGAGCCGTCGTACGCCTCGCTCGCCGAAGAGGCCAAGCAGACGCTGCTGCTCAAGCTGCTCGACGATGCGCGTCCCCTGCGCGTGCCCGATGCCGACTACTCGCCGCTCGCAAAAAGCGAGCTCGCCATCTTCGCCGCCGCCCGCACCGCGCGTGCGCGCTACGGCGCCGCGGCCATTCGCCACTACATCATCAGCCACACCGAAACGGTGAGCGATCTGCTCGAAGCGCTGCTGCTGCAAAAGGAAGTGGGCCTCTTGCGCGGTGCGATGGCCACCAATGCGGTGTGCGACCTGATCGTCGTGCCGCTGTTCGAAACCATCGAAGACCTGCGCAACGCCGCGCCCATCGTGCGCGCCTTCTATGCACTGCCGAACATCCAGGCGCTCATCGAGCGCTCGGGCGGCGAGCAGGACGTGATGCTCGGCTACAGCGACAGCAACAAGGACGGCGGCATCTTCACCAGCAATTGGGAGCTGTACCGCGCGGGCATCGCGCTGGTGTCGCTGTTCGACGAACTCAACAAGAAGAAGGCCAACCCGATCCGCCTGCGCATGTTCCATGGCCGCGGCGGCACGGTGGGACGCGGCGGCGGCCCGAGCTACCAAGCGATCCTTGCGCAGCCGCCGGGCACGGTGCGCGGCCAGATCCGTCTCACGGAGCAAGGCGAAGTCATCGGCTCGAAGTACGCCAACCGTGAGATCGGCCGACGCAACCTCGAGACGCTCGTGGCCGCCACGCTCGAGGCCACGCTGCTGCCGCAGGGCAAGTCGGCGCCTGCCACCTTCCTTTCGGCCGCGAGCGAACTCTCGGCCGCCAGCATGGCCGCGTACCGCAAGCTGGTGTACGAGACCCCCGGTTTCGGCGACTACTTCTTCGGCTCCACGCCGATCCGCGAAATCGCCGAGCTCAACATCGGCTCGCGCCCCGCATCGCGCAACCCGAGTCACAAGATCGACGACCTGCGCGCGGTGCCGTGGAGCTTCAGTTGGGGCCAATGCCGCCTCACGATTCCCGGCTGGTTCGGCTTCGGCGCGGGCGTGGAGCAGTTCCTCGCCTCGGCCGGCAACGCCGCCGGCAAGAAGGAGCGCGTCGCGCTGCTGCAGCGCATGTATGCGCAGTGGCCGTTCTTTCGCACGCTGCTCTCGAACATGGACATGGTGCTCGCCAAGAGCGACCTCGCGCTGGCCTCGCGCTATGCTGAACTGGTGACCGACCGCAAGCTGCGCCAGAAGGTGTTCTCGATGATCGATGCCGAATGGCACCGCACCTCGGATGCGCTCACGCTCATCACCGGCGCGAAGCAGCGCCTCGAAGGCAATGCGGAGATGCAGCGCTCGGTGCGGCATCGCTTCCCGTACATCGATCCGCTGCATCACCTGCAGGTCGAATTGATGCGCCGTTATCGCGCGGGCGACGGCGGCGAGCGGCTGCAGCGCGGCATTCACATCTCGATAAACGGGGTGGCCGCGGGGCTGCGCAACACGGGATGA
- a CDS encoding uroporphyrinogen-III synthase gives MTARPVIVTRPAREAVQWVDDLRAAGLDAVALPLIVIEPVHDAEPLRAAWRRIEDYAALMFVSATAVEHFFQSRDADSSDEAMAGRRFWATGPGTTRALLRAGVPPEAIDAPPPEATRFDSEALWERVQAQVSTGVRVLIVRGGDEAGQPAGRDWLAKEIDAASGQRDTVVAYRRLPPLFDVGQRQLAIDGAQGRAIWLFSSSEAIANLQRAMPGTDWHAASAVATHARIGEAARAAGFGALRVCTPLRDALIASIESLA, from the coding sequence ATGACTGCGCGGCCCGTCATCGTCACGCGGCCCGCGCGCGAGGCCGTGCAGTGGGTCGACGACCTGCGCGCCGCCGGGCTCGATGCGGTGGCGCTCCCATTGATCGTCATCGAGCCGGTCCACGATGCCGAGCCGCTGCGCGCGGCCTGGCGGCGCATCGAAGACTACGCCGCGCTGATGTTCGTCAGCGCCACAGCAGTCGAGCATTTCTTCCAGAGCAGGGACGCGGATTCATCCGACGAAGCGATGGCCGGCCGCCGCTTCTGGGCCACGGGGCCCGGCACGACGCGTGCCCTGCTGCGCGCCGGCGTGCCGCCCGAAGCCATCGATGCACCGCCGCCCGAGGCCACGCGCTTCGACTCCGAGGCGCTGTGGGAGCGTGTCCAGGCCCAGGTATCGACCGGCGTGCGCGTGCTCATCGTGCGCGGCGGCGATGAAGCCGGGCAACCCGCCGGCCGCGACTGGCTCGCCAAGGAGATCGACGCCGCGAGCGGGCAGCGCGACACGGTGGTGGCCTATCGCCGATTGCCGCCGTTGTTCGATGTCGGACAACGTCAACTCGCCATCGATGGTGCGCAAGGCCGCGCTATCTGGCTCTTCAGCAGCTCGGAAGCGATCGCCAATCTCCAGCGCGCGATGCCCGGCACCGACTGGCACGCCGCAAGCGCGGTCGCCACGCACGCTCGCATCGGCGAAGCCGCGCGGGCCGCGGGTTTTGGTGCGTTGCGTGTCTGCACACCTCTGCGGGATGCGTTGATCGCGTCGATAGAATCGTTGGCATGA
- the hemC gene encoding hydroxymethylbilane synthase — MYFLGAVLSNIVIATRESRLALWQAEHVQALLQERGHTVSLLGMTTRGDQILDKSLSKVGGKGLFVKELETAIEDGRADIAVHSLKDVPMDLPEGFVLACVLEREDPRDAMVSPRYASLDELPHGAVVGTSSLRRVVLLKARRPDVRIEPLRGNLDTRLRKLDEGQYDAIILAAAGLKRLGLEDRIRVAFEPDDMLPAAGQGALGIEVRADREDLIELLAPLAHRGDWLSTAAERAVSRAMGGSCSMPLAAHARWQADGVLRIDAAWGDPEGNAPLVRVHAQADVGDFGRADALGEHAAALLRDAGAH, encoded by the coding sequence ATGTACTTTTTGGGAGCGGTCTTGAGCAATATCGTGATCGCGACGCGCGAAAGCCGGTTGGCCCTTTGGCAAGCCGAACACGTGCAAGCGCTTCTGCAAGAAAGAGGCCATACGGTCAGCCTCCTGGGCATGACGACCCGGGGCGACCAGATCCTCGACAAGAGCCTGAGCAAGGTCGGCGGCAAGGGCCTCTTCGTGAAGGAACTCGAAACGGCGATCGAAGACGGTCGCGCCGACATCGCGGTGCACTCGCTCAAAGATGTGCCGATGGACCTGCCCGAAGGCTTCGTCCTCGCCTGCGTGCTGGAGCGCGAGGACCCGCGCGATGCAATGGTCTCCCCCCGATACGCCTCGCTCGACGAACTGCCGCACGGCGCGGTGGTCGGCACCTCCAGCCTGCGCCGCGTGGTGCTGCTCAAGGCCAGGCGGCCCGACGTGCGCATCGAACCGCTGCGCGGCAACCTCGATACGCGCCTCCGCAAGCTCGACGAGGGGCAGTACGACGCGATCATCCTGGCGGCCGCGGGCTTGAAGCGCCTCGGCCTCGAAGACCGCATCCGCGTGGCCTTCGAACCAGACGACATGCTGCCGGCAGCGGGGCAGGGCGCTCTGGGCATCGAAGTGCGCGCCGACCGCGAGGATCTGATCGAACTGCTCGCGCCGCTCGCGCACCGCGGCGACTGGCTCTCGACCGCCGCCGAGCGCGCAGTGAGCCGTGCGATGGGTGGCAGTTGTTCGATGCCGCTCGCGGCGCATGCCCGCTGGCAGGCCGATGGCGTGTTGCGCATCGATGCTGCCTGGGGCGACCCTGAAGGCAATGCGCCGCTCGTTCGCGTTCATGCGCAGGCCGACGTCGGTGACTTCGGACGCGCCGACGCGCTCGGCGAACACGCGGCTGCGCTACTGCGCGACGCAGGCGCCCACTGA
- a CDS encoding MFS transporter has protein sequence MMNAPSSNPCIDDVSSSPSGLVKTTRSAWLAVGSIAVGTFAMVSTEFMPIGLLTDIARGLNVSDGTAGLMVTMPGVLAAFAGPALIVASGKLDRRTVLIALTTLLIASNLLAAFAPNFATMLVARLLLGLCVGGFWTFAPAAATQLVPDASKARAMSLVLAGVSAATVLGVPAGSFLGTLFGWRASFAVTGALAAVVLLVQLWLLPAIPPVRAIGARDLLTPLTRRMAQVGLLAVLFFIAGHFAAYTYLKPLLQQVFGLEPNAVSTLLLVYGAVGFIGTFVGGSLVARSVRGTTLLAALMLATALLLSTLIGSGFVPGAVVVFIWGVAFGLIPVALTGWMMEAVPDAPEAGQALLVSGFQIAIASGALIGGLTVDNFGISSAMVLSGGLVLIAALIVGTLGRARGGPVLATLPE, from the coding sequence ATGATGAATGCACCCAGCAGCAATCCCTGCATCGACGACGTGTCGTCGTCGCCGTCCGGGCTGGTCAAGACGACCCGTTCCGCCTGGCTCGCGGTCGGCTCCATCGCCGTCGGCACCTTCGCGATGGTCTCCACCGAGTTCATGCCCATCGGGCTTCTCACCGACATCGCGCGCGGCCTGAACGTGTCCGACGGCACGGCCGGCCTCATGGTCACGATGCCCGGCGTGCTCGCCGCCTTCGCCGGGCCGGCGCTGATCGTCGCCTCGGGCAAGCTCGACCGGCGCACGGTGCTGATCGCGCTCACCACCTTGCTGATCGCCTCGAACCTGCTCGCGGCCTTTGCGCCCAACTTCGCCACCATGCTCGTCGCGCGCCTGCTGCTCGGCTTGTGCGTGGGCGGCTTCTGGACCTTCGCACCCGCCGCCGCCACGCAACTTGTGCCCGACGCTTCGAAGGCACGCGCCATGTCGCTGGTGCTGGCTGGTGTTTCCGCCGCCACCGTGCTCGGCGTGCCCGCGGGCTCGTTCCTCGGCACGCTCTTCGGCTGGCGCGCTTCGTTCGCGGTGACCGGCGCGCTCGCCGCGGTGGTGCTGCTCGTGCAACTGTGGCTCTTGCCCGCGATTCCGCCGGTGCGCGCCATCGGCGCACGCGATCTGCTCACGCCGCTCACGCGCCGCATGGCGCAGGTCGGGCTGCTCGCGGTGCTGTTCTTCATCGCCGGGCACTTCGCGGCCTATACGTACCTCAAGCCGCTGCTGCAGCAGGTGTTCGGCCTGGAGCCCAACGCTGTCTCGACGCTGCTGCTGGTGTACGGCGCGGTCGGCTTCATCGGCACCTTCGTCGGCGGCAGCCTCGTGGCGCGCAGCGTACGCGGTACCACCTTGCTGGCTGCGCTGATGTTGGCGACGGCACTGCTGCTGTCGACGCTGATCGGCAGCGGCTTCGTGCCGGGCGCGGTGGTGGTCTTCATCTGGGGCGTGGCCTTCGGCCTGATCCCGGTGGCGCTCACCGGCTGGATGATGGAAGCCGTGCCCGATGCCCCCGAAGCCGGCCAGGCGCTGCTCGTGAGCGGCTTCCAGATCGCGATCGCCTCGGGCGCGCTCATCGGAGGCCTCACGGTCGACAACTTCGGCATCTCCAGCGCGATGGTGCTCAGCGGCGGGTTGGTGCTGATCGCCGCGCTGATCGTTGGAACGCTGGGCCGGGCGCGCGGCGGTCCGGTGCTGGCTACCTTGCCCGAGTAA
- a CDS encoding GNAT family N-acetyltransferase: MQAPPLLSSALEILDAEPHHMASVQAIYSHYVQHDLCSFEEEVPTVEDMQTRRTEVLRRGLPYLVALKNGEVAGYAYASPYRARSAYRHTVEDSIYVARGMHGHGIGMALLRAVIAHCTEGGFTQMVAVVGNSANTGSQRLHESLGFETVGVLRSVGFKFGQWVDTVLMQRALR; the protein is encoded by the coding sequence ATGCAAGCACCGCCCCTTCTTTCCTCCGCCCTCGAAATCCTCGATGCCGAGCCGCACCACATGGCCTCGGTGCAGGCGATCTACAGCCACTATGTGCAGCACGACCTGTGCTCCTTCGAGGAAGAAGTGCCCACTGTGGAAGACATGCAGACGCGCCGAACCGAGGTGCTGCGCCGCGGTCTTCCCTATCTGGTCGCACTGAAGAACGGCGAGGTGGCTGGCTATGCCTACGCGAGCCCCTACCGCGCCCGCTCCGCCTACCGCCACACGGTGGAAGACTCGATCTACGTCGCGCGCGGCATGCACGGCCACGGCATCGGCATGGCGCTCCTGCGGGCGGTGATCGCGCACTGCACCGAGGGCGGCTTCACGCAGATGGTGGCGGTGGTGGGCAACAGCGCGAACACCGGGTCGCAGCGCCTGCACGAAAGCCTCGGCTTCGAGACGGTCGGCGTGCTGCGCAGCGTCGGCTTCAAGTTCGGGCAGTGGGTCGATACCGTGCTGATGCAGCGTGCACTGCGCTGA
- a CDS encoding tautomerase family protein, with amino-acid sequence MPYLQLDVNGRHEVADKKRLARQLCETYAQLMSVDIRRISVAIREVGEGGVWRMVDGEVVEVSVLMCDIRRGRSAELRLEVAKALCRDCIDMLGLREDRLNVEFTQHSGDEMYHPTLGGYSPEWSEDEAG; translated from the coding sequence ATGCCTTATCTCCAGCTCGACGTGAACGGCCGCCACGAAGTGGCCGACAAGAAGCGCCTCGCGCGCCAGCTCTGCGAAACCTATGCGCAACTGATGAGCGTCGACATCCGCCGCATCAGCGTCGCGATCCGAGAGGTGGGCGAGGGCGGCGTCTGGCGCATGGTGGACGGCGAGGTGGTCGAGGTGTCGGTGCTCATGTGCGACATCCGGCGCGGCCGCTCCGCCGAGTTGCGGCTCGAGGTCGCGAAGGCCCTGTGCCGCGATTGCATCGACATGCTGGGGCTGCGCGAAGACCGGCTCAACGTCGAGTTCACCCAGCATTCGGGCGATGAGATGTACCACCCGACGCTGGGCGGCTACAGCCCGGAGTGGTCGGAAGACGAAGCCGGCTGA
- a CDS encoding LysR family transcriptional regulator, translating to MQGIRNTLEKTLNLDQLKSFGLVIETGSFSAAADRLGLTQPAISLQVRQLERRLAVRLIERVGKRARATPAGMELLRHAHHIETAVDNAIDALADHASGVTGRVRLGTGATACLHFLPAVLRALREEFPALGIVVSTGNTEDQVRRVEENSIDLALVTLPAAGRSLSVTPVLDDEFVAIGRSDLAPLKARVTPADLGGLPLVLFEPAANTRKLVDRWFAAEGLQPQPVMELGSVEAMKEMVAAGLGYGIVPRMAMAGRGAHPDLKISRLAPRMHRTLAVVIRRDKPVNKALRVVLDAIAAAGKKAGPVTRAR from the coding sequence ATGCAGGGCATAAGGAATACTTTGGAAAAGACACTGAACCTCGACCAGCTCAAGTCCTTCGGTCTGGTGATCGAAACAGGCAGCTTCTCGGCCGCGGCCGACCGGCTCGGCCTCACGCAGCCGGCCATCAGCCTGCAGGTGCGCCAGCTGGAACGCAGGCTTGCGGTGCGCTTGATCGAACGGGTCGGCAAGCGCGCGAGGGCCACGCCGGCCGGCATGGAACTGCTGCGCCATGCGCACCACATCGAAACCGCGGTGGACAACGCCATCGACGCGCTGGCCGATCACGCAAGCGGGGTCACGGGCCGGGTGCGCCTGGGCACCGGTGCCACAGCCTGCCTGCATTTCCTTCCGGCCGTGCTGCGCGCGCTGCGGGAGGAGTTTCCGGCGCTCGGCATTGTGGTGAGCACGGGCAACACGGAAGACCAGGTGCGCAGGGTCGAGGAGAACAGCATCGACCTCGCGCTGGTCACGCTACCCGCCGCCGGCCGTTCGCTGAGCGTGACGCCGGTGCTCGACGACGAGTTCGTCGCCATCGGCCGCAGCGACCTCGCACCGCTGAAGGCGCGGGTGACGCCGGCCGACCTGGGCGGCTTGCCGCTGGTGTTGTTCGAGCCCGCGGCCAACACGCGCAAGCTGGTCGATCGCTGGTTCGCCGCCGAAGGCCTGCAGCCGCAGCCCGTGATGGAGCTGGGCAGCGTGGAAGCGATGAAGGAGATGGTGGCTGCGGGGCTGGGTTACGGCATCGTGCCGCGCATGGCGATGGCCGGACGCGGCGCCCACCCCGACCTGAAGATCAGCCGCCTCGCGCCGCGCATGCACCGCACGCTGGCCGTCGTCATCCGGCGCGACAAGCCGGTGAACAAGGCCCTGCGCGTGGTGCTCGATGCAATCGCGGCAGCGGGCAAGAAGGCGGGGCCGGTTACTCGGGCAAGGTAG
- a CDS encoding AI-2E family transporter produces MTDEHKPPASDKPQAAEAPQPTPEPPAVEPPATSSPAAPAPEAAAAPEEPAAEPTAAQRRRLMLHMPVDVRSASLVVLAVLASVFALQWGQAVFIPLMLSLLLTYALSPLVELLHRWHLPRWIGAAFILVGLFGGIGWTGYSLSGNASQLVDSLPVAAQKLGQAMRRDKGASATPLESVQQAAAQLEKAAEENSARVASRRGVARVIIERPGFNVRDYLLSGTVGLLSALGQFTLVAFLTYFALCSGDTFRRKLIKITGSSLQKKKVTVHVLDDITRNIERYLLVQIFTSVLVGLATGLAFWAIGLENAAVWGIIAAVTNLIPYIGSVIVLAAAGLVAFLQFNSLQMGLAVAGTSLAIHTIIGNLLLPWLTSRTSRMNPVAVFVGVIFWGWLWGIWGLLLGIPITMVIKSICDRVEDLQPIGELLGE; encoded by the coding sequence ATGACCGACGAACACAAGCCGCCTGCGTCCGACAAACCTCAGGCTGCGGAGGCGCCGCAGCCCACCCCGGAGCCTCCGGCCGTCGAGCCTCCCGCGACGTCTTCTCCTGCCGCGCCTGCGCCGGAAGCCGCAGCCGCGCCGGAGGAGCCGGCTGCCGAGCCCACCGCGGCCCAGCGCCGGCGCCTCATGCTGCACATGCCGGTCGACGTGCGCAGCGCCTCGCTGGTCGTGCTCGCCGTGCTGGCCAGCGTCTTCGCGCTGCAGTGGGGCCAGGCGGTGTTCATCCCGCTGATGCTGAGCCTTTTGCTGACCTATGCGTTGTCGCCACTGGTCGAATTGCTCCACCGCTGGCACCTGCCGCGCTGGATCGGCGCCGCGTTCATCCTCGTGGGCCTGTTCGGCGGCATCGGCTGGACGGGCTATTCGCTCTCGGGCAACGCCTCGCAACTGGTCGATTCGCTGCCGGTCGCCGCGCAGAAGCTCGGGCAGGCGATGCGCCGCGACAAGGGCGCGAGCGCCACGCCGCTCGAAAGCGTGCAGCAGGCGGCCGCGCAGTTGGAGAAAGCGGCCGAGGAGAACTCCGCGCGCGTCGCCTCGAGGCGCGGCGTGGCCCGCGTCATCATCGAGCGGCCGGGCTTCAACGTGCGCGACTACCTGCTGAGCGGCACGGTCGGCCTGCTGAGCGCGCTGGGCCAGTTCACGCTGGTGGCCTTCCTCACCTACTTCGCGCTGTGCTCGGGCGACACCTTCCGGCGCAAGCTCATCAAGATCACTGGCTCGAGCCTGCAGAAGAAGAAGGTCACGGTGCATGTGCTGGACGACATCACCCGCAACATCGAGCGTTACCTGCTGGTGCAGATCTTCACCAGCGTGCTCGTGGGATTGGCCACTGGCCTCGCGTTCTGGGCCATCGGGCTGGAGAACGCCGCGGTGTGGGGAATCATCGCCGCGGTGACCAACCTCATTCCCTACATCGGCTCGGTCATCGTGCTCGCGGCGGCGGGGCTCGTGGCCTTCCTGCAGTTCAACAGCCTGCAGATGGGCCTTGCGGTGGCCGGCACTTCGCTGGCCATCCACACGATCATCGGCAACCTGCTGCTGCCCTGGCTCACCAGCCGAACCAGCCGCATGAACCCGGTGGCGGTGTTCGTGGGCGTGATCTTCTGGGGCTGGCTCTGGGGCATCTGGGGGCTGCTGCTGGGTATTCCGATCACGATGGTGATCAAGTCGATCTGCGACCGGGTGGAAGACCTGCAACCCATAGGCGAACTGCTGGGCGAATAG